CAATGACTTCCTTGACTTTGCCGCCGTGGCGACGGTCAAGGGCATCGGCGAGGCGCAGGATGGGAATCAGCCTGGTGACGGTTTCCTGATGGACCGGCAGAAGGCGGGTGAAGTCTTCGTGCTTGCGTTTTGGAAGTGAGCCACGGTGGTAGCGCGCCAGATTGGCAATGATGGCTATCTCGTGTGGATGGAAGCCGGGAAGCTCGGCGTGACGAATGAGGTACATCGCATGTTTGTGATGGCTTGTGTGTGCGATGTGGTAGCCAATATCGTGCAGCAGCGCCGCGTAGCGAAGCCATTCCCGTTCACGCATGCCCAATCCGTGGAGGGGCAGGGTCTGGTCGAAAATCTGCTCAGCAAGCCTGGCGGTGTGGTGGGCGTGGCCGGCTTCGTAGGCATACCGGCGGGCAACGGAGAGAATACTGCGCTCCCGGATGTCCCCGGCTGACAGGGGCGTATGGGAAAGCGACCAGCCCTGTTCACGCAGGTAGTTGATGACCACCCCTTCCCGCAGCGACCACTCACAGGTGGTCAGATGCTGAATACCCAGTTCCCGGAAGATGGTCTCCAGCAGGATGCCGCCGGCAACGATGATGTCAGCCCGGCGACTGTCCACACCGGGAAGTTTGCGTCGCGCTTTATGCGGCATCCGTTGCAGACGGCGGTTGAGGGCTTGCAGCTCCGCGTAGGTCAGTTCTGATGCAAAGGATGTAAATGCGACCTTCTTGGGCGCTGGGGCCTTTGTTTCCAGGGAGCGTGTATCGGGCTTGGCAGCGGCAAGGGCGAGGATGGTTCCAGAGGTTCCGACGACCCGCTGAAAACCTCCGGCCTCCTGGATTTCACGCACCGTCCGGGCAAGGCCGCTCTGAATGTAGGTGGTGAGGGCTTCAATTTCAGCGCGCGAAGGTGGGTCCTGCCGGCTCAGAAACTGCTCCTGAAGACGGACTGCGCCCAGCTTGACCGAGGCCAGATAGGCTGGCGTCTGGCCGTCCGTCAGAATGAACTCGGTGCTTCCGCCCCCGACATCAATGATGAGTCCGCGTTCACCCTGGAAATCGGTAACTTCAGCGACCGCCAAGGCAATGAGCCGGGCCTCTTCGACGCCGGGAAGAATCTCAACTTTCAGCCCGATTTCCTGTTCGACACGCTGGAGGAAAACCTCCCGGTTCCAGGCTTCCCGGATGGCGCTCGTCGCCACCACCAGCACGGCT
This window of the Chloracidobacterium sp. N genome carries:
- a CDS encoding Ppx/GppA phosphatase family protein yields the protein MPAAPRQSISPRPGSALHRVAAIDVGSNSIHLIIAEARPGERLRIIEREKDTVRLAAGLTETHHLTDEKIKAAVATLRRFTDLAHAHDVTAVLVVATSAIREAWNREVFLQRVEQEIGLKVEILPGVEEARLIALAVAEVTDFQGERGLIIDVGGGSTEFILTDGQTPAYLASVKLGAVRLQEQFLSRQDPPSRAEIEALTTYIQSGLARTVREIQEAGGFQRVVGTSGTILALAAAKPDTRSLETKAPAPKKVAFTSFASELTYAELQALNRRLQRMPHKARRKLPGVDSRRADIIVAGGILLETIFRELGIQHLTTCEWSLREGVVINYLREQGWSLSHTPLSAGDIRERSILSVARRYAYEAGHAHHTARLAEQIFDQTLPLHGLGMREREWLRYAALLHDIGYHIAHTSHHKHAMYLIRHAELPGFHPHEIAIIANLARYHRGSLPKRKHEDFTRLLPVHQETVTRLIPILRLADALDRRHGGKVKEVIVEMQDQSLQIVPIPVDNTDISLEVWCAQQVLPIWATVFPGLKAQICLERAARTAAYR